One stretch of Natronobacterium gregoryi SP2 DNA includes these proteins:
- the engB gene encoding GTP-binding protein EngB has translation MFETRPNRDAEVALVGRSNVGKSTLMRELTGHDFDTGGSPGVTREPNHYDWASEDFVITDLPGFGFMSGVDEDHREQIKTNIVHYLEEYAENVLVAVLVVDGKSVIDIIDRHSGPDEIPYDVEMFHFLRDLEIPVVVAVNKMDKVDDRDERLNELCDRLGLYPPWKQWQETIAPITAKQGQIEPLNEAVREHLHEQQRDDLFKFF, from the coding sequence ATGTTCGAGACGCGTCCCAACCGCGATGCCGAGGTCGCCCTCGTCGGTCGCTCGAACGTGGGCAAGTCCACGCTCATGCGCGAGTTGACTGGCCACGACTTCGACACCGGGGGGAGTCCAGGCGTTACTCGCGAGCCAAATCACTACGACTGGGCTTCCGAAGACTTCGTCATCACCGACCTGCCCGGCTTTGGTTTCATGAGCGGCGTCGACGAGGATCACCGTGAACAGATCAAGACCAACATCGTCCACTACCTAGAGGAGTACGCCGAGAACGTCCTCGTGGCGGTCCTGGTCGTCGACGGCAAGAGCGTGATCGACATCATCGACCGTCACTCCGGCCCCGACGAAATCCCTTACGACGTGGAGATGTTTCACTTCCTGCGAGACCTCGAGATTCCGGTCGTCGTCGCGGTCAACAAGATGGACAAGGTCGACGACAGAGACGAACGGCTGAACGAACTCTGTGACCGGCTCGGCCTCTACCCGCCCTGGAAACAGTGGCAGGAGACGATCGCACCGATTACGGCGAAGCAGGGACAGATCGAACCGCTGAACGAGGCCGTCCGCGAACACCTCCACGAACAGCAGCGGGACGATCTGTTCAAGTTCTTCTAA
- a CDS encoding winged helix-turn-helix domain-containing protein: MRPRLADWMTPVDRDILELLYNKGGAHELVLSPRIIAENTDWSRQTVREHLMSLRTHDLVEYYDETGGIYRLSDRGRAYLEGELDATELEDDD, encoded by the coding sequence ATGCGTCCGAGGTTAGCCGACTGGATGACGCCAGTCGACAGGGACATCCTCGAGTTGTTGTACAACAAGGGTGGGGCCCACGAACTCGTCCTGTCACCTCGGATAATCGCAGAAAACACAGACTGGAGCCGACAAACCGTCCGAGAACACCTGATGTCGCTACGGACGCACGATCTCGTCGAGTATTACGACGAAACTGGCGGGATCTACCGGCTCTCGGATCGTGGCCGAGCGTATCTCGAAGGCGAACTCGATGCCACCGAACTCGAGGACGACGACTAA
- a CDS encoding AMMECR1 domain-containing protein — MLDPDAVKRLVGFARRTVESVVRNSTAGGDETESVGSTTRPLDGEVSANSGAFVTLERGGRLRGCCGRLEHGGPISAAVEIAARQATLTDPRFSPVEPHELETVTVGRHGLVVSSGHG, encoded by the coding sequence GTGCTCGATCCAGACGCCGTAAAGCGACTCGTCGGGTTCGCTCGCCGGACGGTCGAGAGTGTCGTTCGGAACTCGACAGCTGGCGGCGACGAGACGGAATCGGTCGGATCGACGACCCGTCCGCTCGACGGCGAAGTGTCAGCAAACAGCGGTGCGTTCGTCACGCTCGAGCGCGGCGGCCGACTGCGGGGCTGTTGTGGACGACTCGAGCACGGCGGCCCCATCTCCGCGGCCGTCGAAATCGCCGCCCGACAGGCGACTCTGACCGATCCGCGGTTCTCGCCGGTCGAACCACACGAACTCGAGACCGTCACGGTCGGTCGCCACGGGCTCGTCGTCTCGAGTGGTCATGGGTGA
- the nrfD gene encoding NrfD/PsrC family molybdoenzyme membrane anchor subunit codes for MIEQMDGLIWLPEGHWDWKIIVYLFFGGLAGGAYLTGLLADVMGYRSSDESLADSMRDTTRWGMLAAIVAIAVGGIVLFSHLGAPLRALLFPVLFVNFGSWLVIGTYTLILFTLIAVIQLFWLVWGHDDGERPSMFLRQITGWIEETVGLPIDTWLARLATWSNPGTTGRLAVHVVGAFFSVLLVVYTALLLSDVSWLVPAWDGTLLPFLFLASGLSIGMAATAGLTVVFEGLEGTRITTFSLIDDAVILFEIVVLALLVSALASGGPASLASYELLMNDYALLFWGGVVAVGLVLPLVLSGALLVVERQKDVHGDDGLRKMVRRVYTTKFTFVVLGGLALRFLALMMGVSAPLAAPV; via the coding sequence ATGATAGAACAAATGGACGGATTGATCTGGCTGCCAGAAGGCCACTGGGACTGGAAGATCATCGTCTACCTGTTTTTCGGTGGCCTAGCCGGTGGTGCGTATCTCACCGGACTCCTGGCCGACGTGATGGGGTATCGAAGTTCAGACGAATCGCTGGCCGACTCGATGCGAGATACGACTCGCTGGGGGATGCTCGCAGCGATCGTTGCGATCGCCGTCGGTGGCATCGTCCTGTTTAGCCACCTCGGTGCACCGTTACGAGCACTGCTTTTCCCCGTGCTGTTCGTCAACTTCGGGTCGTGGCTCGTGATCGGGACCTACACCCTCATCCTATTTACCCTCATCGCGGTTATCCAACTGTTCTGGCTCGTTTGGGGCCACGACGACGGGGAACGTCCGAGTATGTTCCTTCGACAGATCACGGGCTGGATCGAGGAGACGGTCGGACTGCCGATCGACACGTGGCTCGCGCGACTCGCGACGTGGTCGAACCCTGGTACGACCGGCCGGCTGGCCGTCCACGTCGTCGGGGCGTTCTTCTCCGTGCTTCTCGTCGTGTACACGGCGTTGCTGTTGAGCGACGTTTCCTGGCTCGTGCCGGCCTGGGACGGAACGTTGCTACCGTTCCTGTTTCTCGCCAGTGGCCTCTCGATCGGAATGGCGGCGACGGCTGGACTGACGGTCGTCTTCGAGGGGCTCGAGGGAACCAGGATTACGACGTTCAGCCTCATCGACGACGCGGTCATCCTCTTCGAGATCGTCGTTTTGGCGCTGCTGGTTTCGGCGCTCGCGAGCGGTGGGCCAGCATCCCTCGCCTCCTACGAGCTGTTGATGAACGACTACGCGTTGTTGTTCTGGGGTGGGGTCGTCGCTGTCGGCCTCGTCTTGCCGCTCGTCCTTTCGGGCGCTTTGCTGGTCGTCGAACGCCAAAAGGACGTCCACGGTGATGATGGCCTTCGCAAGATGGTCCGCCGAGTCTACACGACGAAGTTCACGTTCGTCGTGCTCGGGGGACTTGCGCTTCGCTTCCTCGCTCTGATGATGGGCGTTAGCGCACCGCTTGCAGCACCAGTATAA
- a CDS encoding molybdopterin-containing oxidoreductase family protein, with translation MSSNESSINRRTFLAGTAAATAASVAGCVGGEEPAGDPTANRAVANNNCHICRASCGMEVTLENGEAIDLTGVDGHPKASAGEGREGTLCSKGMAQLDKTYNPNRITQPYIREDGELRAADWDEAFSYAADRLQEFADEHGPEKFLRYQGYPIGGAWHDTFFQNIYGAPLRVGRKTTCHGPFSDSWAWMAGYGREYPDYRNSEYMIVWGRNVMESFRGQYQPKGVLDAKEKNDATLVCIDPRYTKTAEVADKWIPIEPRTDGALALAMGHVIIEEGLYDEGFVQNWTYGFDEYRDAVEGKTPEWAEEITGVDADVIREIAIGLAESAPRSFAFPWTGLAWQSNGFKNCQNIHALNGLIGSVDREGGTRMWSAGFSLDDPHEKRGIDVPSNHADKPTPDYDDYPFQRHVRDVSHNLVPKAVERGDLRGMVNNWSAPALSGNTEEWLEAMEEMDLVITIDAFWSAVAERADVVFPGASTLEQPFLDTGGDNAYSTNGWATASDAIIEPIGDCREDYLIYKGLAEEMGYGEYFPWDSGKEYYDEQLEAIGLSFDELAEKSYEIVSEVGYEQWREDGFDTETGKFQFDLEPNDSYAALADEMGASTAPEWHPPDDEHYGETTDDEYPLLVSDFFAEQLSRAHCQALPESLEEYADRFGLAYEEYRGNYLHIHPDDAEPRNISTGDMVRVTSPDGEVELMAHVYEGIRPGFTGMVSGFGEDSIQPDGEGANLMDINKERHVEPVSGMTARFHPVEVTPLGGDN, from the coding sequence ATGAGTAGCAACGAGTCATCCATCAATCGTCGTACGTTCCTCGCGGGAACCGCTGCGGCAACGGCTGCAAGCGTTGCAGGGTGTGTCGGTGGGGAGGAACCAGCGGGAGATCCAACCGCTAACCGAGCGGTTGCGAACAACAACTGTCATATCTGTCGTGCAAGCTGTGGAATGGAGGTCACCCTCGAGAACGGCGAAGCGATCGACCTGACCGGCGTCGACGGCCATCCGAAGGCAAGCGCTGGCGAGGGCCGAGAGGGGACGCTCTGTTCGAAGGGGATGGCACAGTTGGACAAGACGTACAACCCGAACCGAATCACGCAACCGTACATTCGTGAGGACGGTGAGTTGCGGGCTGCTGACTGGGACGAGGCGTTCTCCTACGCAGCAGACCGACTGCAGGAGTTCGCGGACGAACACGGGCCGGAGAAGTTCCTCCGCTATCAGGGGTATCCGATCGGCGGTGCCTGGCACGACACGTTCTTCCAGAACATCTACGGCGCACCGCTCCGGGTCGGTCGGAAGACGACGTGTCACGGCCCGTTCTCCGACTCCTGGGCGTGGATGGCCGGCTACGGCCGCGAGTACCCAGACTACCGGAACTCCGAGTACATGATCGTCTGGGGGCGCAACGTCATGGAGAGTTTCCGTGGCCAGTACCAGCCGAAAGGCGTCCTCGACGCCAAAGAGAAAAACGACGCGACCCTCGTGTGTATCGACCCACGGTACACGAAGACGGCCGAAGTGGCCGACAAGTGGATTCCGATCGAGCCACGGACCGACGGCGCGCTCGCGCTGGCGATGGGACACGTCATCATCGAAGAGGGACTCTACGACGAGGGGTTCGTCCAGAACTGGACCTACGGCTTCGACGAGTATCGTGACGCCGTCGAGGGCAAGACGCCCGAGTGGGCCGAAGAGATCACCGGCGTCGACGCAGATGTCATCCGCGAAATCGCAATCGGGCTCGCCGAGTCTGCACCGCGTTCGTTCGCGTTCCCGTGGACCGGGCTCGCCTGGCAGAGCAACGGGTTCAAGAACTGCCAGAACATCCACGCCCTCAACGGGCTGATTGGCAGCGTCGACCGCGAGGGCGGAACGCGCATGTGGTCTGCTGGATTCAGTCTCGACGACCCCCACGAGAAACGGGGCATCGACGTGCCGTCCAACCACGCAGACAAGCCGACGCCGGACTACGACGACTACCCGTTCCAGCGTCACGTCCGTGACGTCTCACACAACCTCGTTCCGAAAGCCGTCGAGCGAGGCGACCTCCGGGGAATGGTCAACAACTGGTCGGCACCAGCCCTGAGCGGGAACACCGAAGAGTGGCTCGAGGCGATGGAGGAGATGGACCTGGTCATCACCATCGACGCCTTCTGGAGTGCCGTCGCCGAGCGTGCCGACGTCGTCTTCCCGGGTGCGTCGACGCTCGAACAGCCGTTCCTCGACACTGGCGGCGACAACGCCTACTCCACGAACGGCTGGGCGACGGCCTCCGACGCGATCATCGAGCCGATCGGTGACTGTCGGGAAGACTACCTGATCTACAAGGGCCTCGCGGAGGAGATGGGCTATGGCGAGTACTTCCCGTGGGACAGCGGGAAAGAATACTACGACGAACAGCTCGAGGCGATCGGGCTGTCGTTCGACGAGCTCGCCGAGAAGAGCTACGAGATCGTCTCGGAAGTCGGATACGAGCAGTGGCGCGAAGACGGGTTCGACACCGAAACGGGCAAGTTCCAGTTCGACCTCGAGCCCAACGACTCGTACGCTGCACTCGCAGACGAGATGGGAGCCAGTACGGCACCCGAGTGGCATCCGCCGGACGACGAACACTACGGCGAGACGACCGACGACGAGTACCCACTGTTGGTCAGTGACTTTTTCGCCGAGCAACTCTCTCGAGCGCACTGCCAGGCGCTGCCGGAATCGCTCGAAGAGTACGCGGATCGGTTCGGGCTCGCATACGAGGAGTACCGCGGGAATTACCTGCACATCCATCCCGACGACGCCGAGCCTCGCAATATCTCGACCGGCGACATGGTCCGTGTCACCTCGCCCGATGGTGAGGTCGAGCTCATGGCCCACGTCTACGAAGGCATCCGGCCAGGATTCACTGGCATGGTCTCTGGCTTCGGCGAGGACTCCATTCAGCCGGACGGAGAGGGAGCAAACCTTATGGATATCAACAAAGAGCGACACGTCGAACCGGTCAGTGGTATGACTGCCAGGTTCCACCCTGTCGAAGTAACGCCGCTCGGAGGTGACAACTAA
- a CDS encoding helix-turn-helix domain-containing protein: MTIGTPVDDDGEPGHVKLCLALSDEAASRDVLDYVVNTLESDVEFSLDWQNCSHTSSMTIDRVTVENVTAKQWEAAALAVEKGYYDRPREVKLQELADELDISRSAVSQRLSEVERKLMVELVKTNTYQPTRVGENQ, from the coding sequence ATGACAATTGGTACCCCGGTCGACGACGACGGCGAGCCAGGGCACGTCAAGCTCTGTCTCGCCCTGTCGGACGAAGCTGCGAGCCGTGACGTACTCGATTACGTCGTCAACACGCTCGAGAGCGACGTCGAGTTCTCGCTCGACTGGCAAAACTGTAGTCACACGTCGTCGATGACCATCGACAGGGTAACCGTCGAGAACGTGACTGCAAAACAGTGGGAGGCTGCGGCCCTCGCAGTCGAAAAGGGGTACTACGATCGCCCACGGGAGGTGAAGCTTCAAGAGTTGGCCGACGAACTCGACATCTCGAGGTCGGCTGTCTCCCAGCGACTCAGTGAGGTCGAGCGAAAACTGATGGTCGAACTGGTCAAAACGAACACGTACCAGCCCACGCGAGTGGGCGAAAACCAGTAG
- a CDS encoding ABC transporter substrate-binding protein, whose amino-acid sequence MVNRRRVLASSASLAAAGVAGCLGGESDPADDSGSSGPNDENGDSGGQSYEVCLEPGGCHTFDAVPESFFVIPGSQEDMAMSLGLQPEAHAYPHRKPYKFYDQLPGVDIDLDDTLQYGEGESARNYDKEIFYEVDPDVILADPRMLQNYSSWSDADMKEIEQNVAPYLGSYIRFDYEGEQPYYTLYELFEKVTEIFQRQDQYEAWIDLRDDFMAEIEANLPPEDERPTAAVFWRGIDADAGLFQPAPISEKRNDVRSFRDLGIEDAFADRDIEGDVGYETLLEIDPDYLAALNLSSMTGEEWHSQVVEPLEDHSTARTLSAVQDGNVVRASGQFMGPVTHLFSTEALAKQVYPDRFGEWPGDSADIPEDEQLFDRERMADIVDGNL is encoded by the coding sequence ATGGTGAATCGACGACGCGTCCTCGCAAGCAGTGCAAGTCTCGCAGCCGCCGGCGTTGCCGGCTGTCTCGGCGGCGAATCCGATCCAGCCGACGACTCCGGCTCGAGTGGACCCAACGATGAGAACGGCGACAGCGGCGGTCAGTCCTACGAAGTCTGTCTCGAACCGGGCGGCTGCCATACGTTCGACGCGGTGCCGGAGTCGTTCTTCGTCATCCCCGGTTCCCAAGAGGACATGGCGATGTCGCTCGGACTGCAACCGGAGGCACACGCCTATCCCCACCGAAAACCCTACAAGTTCTACGATCAGCTACCCGGCGTCGACATCGACCTCGACGACACCCTCCAGTACGGCGAGGGCGAATCAGCCCGCAACTACGACAAAGAAATCTTCTACGAGGTAGACCCCGACGTGATCCTCGCCGACCCCCGGATGCTCCAGAACTACTCGAGTTGGAGCGACGCCGACATGAAAGAGATCGAGCAAAACGTCGCCCCGTACCTCGGTTCGTACATCCGGTTCGACTACGAGGGTGAACAACCCTACTACACGCTGTACGAACTCTTCGAGAAGGTGACGGAGATCTTCCAGCGCCAGGACCAGTACGAGGCGTGGATCGACCTCCGCGACGACTTCATGGCCGAAATCGAGGCGAACCTGCCGCCGGAAGACGAACGACCGACCGCGGCCGTATTCTGGCGCGGAATCGACGCCGACGCCGGTCTCTTCCAGCCCGCACCGATCAGCGAGAAACGAAACGACGTCCGCAGTTTCCGGGATCTCGGTATCGAGGACGCGTTCGCGGACAGAGACATCGAGGGCGATGTCGGCTACGAGACGCTGCTCGAGATCGATCCCGACTATCTCGCCGCGCTCAACCTCTCGTCGATGACCGGCGAGGAGTGGCACTCCCAGGTCGTCGAACCGCTCGAGGACCACTCCACTGCGAGGACGCTGTCGGCGGTCCAGGACGGCAACGTCGTCCGTGCCTCGGGACAGTTCATGGGACCGGTCACGCATCTGTTCTCGACGGAGGCACTCGCAAAGCAGGTCTATCCCGACCGGTTCGGCGAGTGGCCGGGTGACTCCGCGGATATCCCCGAAGACGAACAACTGTTCGACCGCGAACGGATGGCCGACATCGTCGACGGGAATCTGTGA
- a CDS encoding 4Fe-4S dicluster domain-containing protein, with product MSEQWGFYFDPEKCMGCHACTVSCRVRNDTDTDGPKWRRMEHVSEGEFPNYEEVSISMSCFHCSEPPCRDVCPTHAIEKRESDGIVTVNQDACIGCHYCGYACPFGAAVYGDDGLLEKCHLCLGEGAGDGHGKPPREREEDGGNTPACVDNCVGDALEAGPINEILRNASEKAAEEYHDRDDSAGAMFVVEPVTSADGESIPTTEPSE from the coding sequence ATGAGCGAACAGTGGGGGTTCTACTTCGATCCGGAGAAGTGTATGGGCTGTCACGCCTGTACGGTCTCGTGTCGGGTTCGTAACGACACCGACACCGACGGGCCGAAGTGGCGACGGATGGAACACGTCAGCGAGGGAGAGTTCCCCAATTACGAGGAAGTCTCCATCTCGATGTCGTGTTTCCACTGTTCGGAGCCGCCATGCCGGGACGTCTGTCCGACCCACGCGATCGAGAAACGGGAAAGCGACGGGATCGTCACCGTCAACCAGGACGCCTGTATCGGCTGTCACTACTGTGGCTACGCCTGTCCGTTCGGCGCAGCGGTGTACGGCGACGACGGCCTGCTCGAGAAGTGTCACCTCTGTCTCGGCGAAGGCGCGGGTGACGGACACGGAAAACCACCACGCGAACGCGAGGAAGACGGTGGGAACACACCAGCCTGTGTCGACAACTGTGTCGGCGACGCACTCGAGGCTGGACCGATCAACGAGATCCTCAGAAACGCATCCGAGAAGGCGGCCGAAGAGTATCACGACCGTGATGATAGTGCTGGTGCGATGTTCGTCGTCGAACCGGTGACGTCGGCAGACGGCGAATCTATCCCGACCACGGAGCCGTCCGAGTGA
- a CDS encoding TorD/DmsD family molecular chaperone, protein MTHNSHCCAGDVGVERDCSDDVGEIRHADEWASLYTFLAECLKHPDEQFYEDVETGRFEMELTELAESLDLDLPAPPDTVELLPETTAALDSEYISLFEAMETPYAPPIESVYKEWHDGQGSDGLLNGPSAVEMRARYEALDVSPPDAYPADHLALLLEYAAVVVRSGNRDAYESFVRDHFDWLVAFRTLVDDAAASAPFHTYCATLVCDCLEAVRRREGVAGPTDEEVDAMLERASAKTTTRKHDTSHDSIRPSET, encoded by the coding sequence ATGACCCACAATTCACACTGCTGCGCCGGAGACGTCGGGGTCGAACGAGACTGCTCGGACGACGTGGGCGAGATCCGACACGCTGACGAGTGGGCATCGCTGTACACCTTCCTCGCAGAGTGTCTGAAACACCCCGACGAGCAGTTCTACGAGGACGTCGAGACCGGCCGGTTCGAAATGGAGCTGACGGAGCTGGCCGAGTCGCTCGACCTCGATCTTCCGGCACCACCGGATACCGTGGAACTGCTTCCGGAGACCACTGCCGCGCTCGACAGCGAGTACATCTCCCTGTTCGAAGCGATGGAAACGCCGTACGCGCCGCCGATCGAGTCCGTCTACAAAGAGTGGCACGACGGACAGGGGTCGGACGGCTTACTCAACGGCCCATCCGCCGTCGAGATGCGAGCGCGGTACGAGGCGCTCGATGTCTCACCGCCAGACGCGTATCCTGCCGACCATCTGGCGCTGTTACTCGAGTACGCAGCAGTGGTCGTCCGTTCGGGGAACCGAGACGCCTACGAGTCGTTCGTTCGAGACCACTTCGACTGGCTCGTGGCGTTTCGAACGCTCGTCGATGACGCTGCTGCATCGGCTCCGTTCCACACGTATTGCGCCACGCTCGTCTGTGACTGTCTCGAGGCGGTCAGACGACGCGAGGGTGTTGCGGGGCCGACAGACGAGGAAGTCGACGCGATGCTCGAGCGCGCGAGCGCGAAGACGACGACCCGAAAACACGACACGAGTCACGACTCGATCCGACCATCAGAAACATGA
- a CDS encoding DCC1-like thiol-disulfide oxidoreductase family protein: MNYTQDTFVFDDDCGFCTWWAEFFDERTDLRIVGFSDLSPELREQLPENYEACSHLVTDEWVYSCGASIEEAFVRANVATPLRDVVLFLRNFEEYGRLREWGYRSVADHRAQWGQVVSKTPPVRRTDGDDSRPSER, encoded by the coding sequence GTGAACTACACCCAGGATACGTTCGTCTTCGACGACGACTGTGGGTTCTGTACCTGGTGGGCCGAGTTCTTCGACGAGCGCACCGACCTCCGGATCGTGGGGTTCAGCGACCTGTCGCCCGAACTCCGGGAGCAACTGCCGGAGAACTACGAGGCCTGCTCGCACCTGGTGACCGACGAGTGGGTGTACTCCTGTGGCGCTTCGATCGAGGAGGCGTTCGTCCGCGCCAACGTCGCCACACCGCTTCGTGACGTCGTCCTGTTTCTCAGGAACTTCGAGGAGTACGGCCGTCTCCGCGAGTGGGGGTACCGGTCGGTCGCCGACCACCGGGCGCAGTGGGGACAGGTCGTCTCGAAGACCCCGCCAGTGAGACGGACCGACGGCGACGACTCGAGGCCGAGCGAACGGTAG
- a CDS encoding helix-turn-helix domain-containing protein has protein sequence MISQGEVRGLCIELDLTLPDDHPCQLTSVCDCASSVHRKKMNGDCVVLVQGLPEESEDLRAECASNSIHEQCFHSIFEEYNCPALIVDVSGPRIRLQAHPADRETLKDIVTELSRLGNVAVIRIADLCSTDDVCDLRTVNCSQLTTKERETLTQAVDAGYYDRPRGADLEALADEFDVSKKTVSQRLRSAERKIVLDLLDDPQKCLSSPAPASQ, from the coding sequence ATGATTTCTCAGGGGGAAGTCAGGGGACTGTGCATCGAGCTCGATCTCACACTCCCCGACGATCATCCATGCCAACTAACCAGTGTCTGTGACTGTGCATCGTCCGTCCACCGAAAGAAGATGAACGGCGACTGTGTCGTTCTCGTGCAGGGACTTCCAGAGGAGTCCGAGGATCTTCGGGCAGAGTGCGCGAGTAACTCGATCCACGAGCAGTGTTTCCATTCGATCTTCGAGGAGTACAATTGCCCAGCTCTCATCGTCGACGTCTCCGGCCCGCGCATTCGACTGCAAGCCCATCCCGCTGATCGAGAGACGCTCAAAGACATCGTGACCGAACTTTCCAGGCTCGGAAACGTGGCCGTCATCCGCATCGCCGATCTATGCAGTACCGACGACGTCTGTGACTTGCGGACCGTCAACTGTAGCCAGCTTACCACCAAAGAACGTGAAACGCTTACACAGGCAGTCGACGCCGGCTACTACGACCGACCACGCGGTGCCGATCTCGAGGCACTTGCCGACGAGTTCGACGTGTCGAAAAAGACGGTCTCACAGCGTCTCAGGTCTGCAGAACGAAAGATCGTCCTCGACCTCCTCGACGATCCACAGAAGTGTCTCAGTAGTCCGGCACCGGCTTCCCAGTGA
- a CDS encoding TIGR00341 family protein: protein MRLVQLTVPTGKRETVLETLEDRGIDYVVTDEESKREYTAVVYFPLPSPAVEPVLDELQETGIDEDAYTVVVDAETVVSRRFASLREEYENGDVESDRISRQELQSEAESLTPTFSVYAIMTIISAVVATAGLLLDSPAVVVGSMVIAPLIGPALGLSVGSVIDDEELFQESLRYQILGIVLAVAAAAVFAWLVRVTNIVPPGLDISAVDEIAERLAPDLLSLAIALGAGVAGIISIATGTAVALVGVMIAAALIPPAAAAGIAIAWGQPSAAIGSTALVLVNVLSVNLAGLLTLWYVGYRPENLFSLGETEQRVRRRVFGLAAIVFVFALFLGGITYASYVTATFEENAREEVELALSEETFAQYQLLEFEVVMDDEYPFVSPERVIVTIGGPPEESPPELADTLRERVNQHTEDPVEVEVRYVNVIGG, encoded by the coding sequence GTGCGTCTCGTTCAGTTGACGGTACCGACGGGAAAGCGAGAGACGGTTCTCGAGACGCTCGAGGATCGTGGCATCGATTACGTCGTGACCGACGAGGAGAGCAAGCGGGAGTATACGGCGGTCGTCTACTTTCCGCTGCCGTCGCCAGCGGTCGAACCCGTCCTCGACGAACTGCAGGAGACGGGGATCGACGAGGACGCCTACACGGTCGTCGTCGACGCGGAGACGGTCGTCTCCCGGCGGTTCGCTTCGCTTCGCGAGGAGTACGAGAACGGCGACGTCGAGTCAGACCGCATCTCACGCCAGGAACTCCAGAGCGAAGCGGAGTCGCTGACGCCGACGTTCAGCGTCTACGCGATCATGACGATCATCAGCGCCGTCGTTGCGACCGCGGGCCTCTTGCTCGACTCGCCGGCGGTCGTCGTCGGTTCGATGGTGATCGCGCCGCTTATCGGCCCGGCGCTCGGGTTAAGCGTCGGGTCCGTGATCGACGACGAAGAACTGTTCCAGGAGAGCCTTCGATACCAGATCCTCGGCATCGTCCTCGCAGTCGCGGCGGCCGCCGTCTTCGCCTGGCTGGTCCGCGTGACCAACATCGTCCCACCCGGGCTGGACATCAGTGCAGTCGACGAAATCGCCGAACGACTCGCACCCGACCTTCTCTCGCTTGCAATCGCGCTCGGTGCTGGCGTCGCAGGGATCATCAGCATCGCGACCGGGACGGCCGTCGCCCTCGTCGGCGTCATGATCGCTGCAGCATTGATCCCGCCTGCAGCAGCAGCGGGAATCGCCATCGCGTGGGGACAGCCCTCGGCAGCTATCGGCTCGACGGCGCTCGTGTTGGTCAACGTCCTCTCGGTGAACCTCGCCGGCCTGCTCACACTGTGGTACGTCGGCTACCGGCCCGAGAATCTGTTCTCGCTCGGCGAGACCGAACAGCGCGTCCGCCGTCGGGTCTTCGGACTCGCCGCAATCGTCTTTGTCTTCGCACTCTTCCTCGGCGGCATCACGTACGCCTCCTACGTCACCGCGACGTTCGAGGAGAACGCCCGCGAGGAGGTCGAACTCGCCCTCTCGGAGGAAACGTTCGCCCAGTACCAGCTGCTCGAGTTCGAGGTCGTGATGGACGACGAGTATCCGTTCGTGAGCCCCGAACGAGTGATCGTCACGATCGGCGGTCCACCGGAGGAGTCACCGCCGGAGCTCGCGGATACGTTACGCGAGCGAGTCAATCAACACACTGAGGACCCGGTCGAGGTCGAGGTCAGGTACGTCAACGTGATCGGTGGGTAA
- a CDS encoding HalOD1 output domain-containing protein, which produces MSASRATAVVDTDRRLSMAIIDYVARRTDTDPVELEPLYDAIDPDALDALAASDAFTSLEFEYADRTIEVETADGEFHVSFAEVGVTADEQRTTVDTGSSPSL; this is translated from the coding sequence ATGAGTGCTTCACGAGCAACGGCGGTAGTAGACACAGACCGGCGGCTTAGCATGGCAATTATCGACTACGTCGCTCGACGAACCGACACCGATCCAGTCGAACTCGAGCCACTCTACGACGCGATCGATCCCGACGCTCTCGACGCGTTGGCTGCCTCCGACGCGTTTACTAGCCTCGAGTTCGAGTATGCGGATCGAACGATCGAAGTCGAAACCGCCGACGGCGAGTTTCACGTCTCGTTTGCGGAGGTGGGCGTCACCGCCGACGAGCAACGAACGACCGTCGATACCGGTTCGTCGCCGTCGCTATAG